The Bos indicus isolate NIAB-ARS_2022 breed Sahiwal x Tharparkar chromosome X, NIAB-ARS_B.indTharparkar_mat_pri_1.0, whole genome shotgun sequence genome has a window encoding:
- the TFE3 gene encoding transcription factor E3 isoform X4, with amino-acid sequence MSHAAEPAQDGVEASAEGPRAVFLLLEDRRPADSAQLLSLNSLLPESGIVADIELENVLDPDSFYELKSPPLSLRSSLPISLQATPATPATLSASSSAEGSRTPAMSSSSSSRVLLRQQLMRAQAQEQERRERREQASSFPSPAPASPAISVVGVSAGGHTLGRPPPAQVPREVLKVQTHLENPTRYHLQQARRQQVKQYLSTTLGPKLASQALTPPPGGASVQPLPTPEAAHAPGPTSSAPNSPMALLTIGSSSEKEIDDVIDEIISLESSYNDEMLSYLPGGNTGLQLPSTLPVSGNLLDVYNNQGVATPAITVSNSCPAELPNIKREISETEAKALLKERQKKDNHNLIERRRRFNINDRIKELGTLIPKSSDPEMRWNKGTILKASVDYIRKLQKEQQRSKDLESRQRSLEQANRSLQLRIQELELQAQIHGLPVPPTPGLLSLAATSASDSLKPEQLDVEEEGRPGTAIFHATGGLAQSAPHQQPPPPPSDALLDLHFPSDHLGDLGDPFHLGLEDILMEEEEGVVGGLSGGTLSPLRAASDPLLSSVSPAVSKASSRRSSFSMEEES; translated from the exons ATGTCTCATGCGGCCGAGCCAGCTCAGGACGGCGTAGAGGCCAGCGCGGAGGGCCCTCGAGCCGTGTTCCTGTTGTTGGAGGACCGCAGGCCGGCCGACTCAGCCCAGCTGCTCAG CCTGAACTCTTTGCTTCCGGAGTCCGGGATTGTTGCTGACATCGAGTTAGAAAACGTCCTTGATCCTGACAGCTTCTACGAGCTCAAAAGCCCACCCCTATCGCTACGCTCAAG CCTCCCAATATCACTGCAGGCCACACCAGCCACCCCAGCTACACTATCTGCATCATCTTCTGCCGAGGGCTCCAGGACCCCTGCCATGTCATCCTCTTCTTCATCGCGGGTCTTGCTGCGGCAGCAGCTAATGAGGGCCCAGGCCCAGGAACAGGAGAGGCGTGAGCGTCGGGAACAGGCCTCTTCCTTCCCTAGTCCTGCACCTGCCTCTCCCGCCATCTCTGTGGTTGGCGTCTCTGCTGGGGGCCACACACTGGGTCGTCCTCCCCCAGCTCAGGTGCCCAGGGAGGTGCTCAAG GTGCAGACCCATCTGGAGAACCCAACACGCTATCATCTACAGCAGGCGCGCCGACAGCAGGTGAAACAGTACCTGTCCACCACACTTGGGCCCAAGCTGGCTTCCCAGGCCCTCACCCCACCACCAGGGGGTGCTAGTGTCCAGCCGCTCCCCACCCCCGAGGCTGCCCACGCTCCTGGCCCCACCAGCAGTGCTCCCAACAGCCCCATGGCGCTGCTCACCATCGGGTCTAGCTCAGAGAAGGAG ATTGACGATGTCATCGATGAGATCATTAGCTTGGAGTCCAGTTACAATGATGAGATGCTCAGCTATCTGCCTGGAGGCAACACGGGGCTGCAGCTCCCTAGCACA CTGCCTGTGTCGGGGAATCTGCTTGATGTGTACAATAATCAGGGCGTAGCCACGCCAGCCATCACTGTCAGCAACTCCTGTCCAGCTGAGCTGCCCAATATCAAACGGGAGATCTCTG AGACGGAGGCCAAGGCCCTTTTGAAGGAACGGCAGAAGAAAGACAATCACAATCTGA TTGAACGTCGCAGGCGATTCAACATTAACGACAGGATCAAGGAGTTGGGCACCCTCATCCCCAAGTCCAGTGACCC GGAAATGCGCTGGAACAAGGGCACCATCCTAAAAGCCTCCGTGGATTACATCCGCAAGTTGCAGAAGGAGCAACAGCGCTCCAAAGACCTGGAGAGCCGGCAGCGATCCCTGGAGCAAGCCAACCGCAGCCTGCAGCTCCGAATCCAG GAGCTGGAGCTGCAGGCCCAGATCCATGGTCTGCCGGTGCCTCCCACGCCAGGGCTGCTCTCGCTGGCTGCAACTTCAGCCTCTGACAGTCTCAAGCCAGAGCAGCTGGATGTTGAAGAGGAAGGCAGGCCAGGCACAGCAATTTTTCATGCAACAGGGGGCCTTGCCCAAAGTGCTCCCCATCAGCAGCCGCCACCACCACCCTCAGATGCACTTCTGGACCTGCACTTTCCCAGCGACCACCTGGGGGATCTGGGGGACCCCTTCCATCTGGGGCTGGAGGACATtctgatggaggaggaggagggggtggtggggggactgTCAGGGGGCACCCTGTCCCCACTGCGGGCTGCCTCTGATCCCCTGCTTTCTTCAGTATCCCCTGCAGTCTCCAAGGCCAGCAGTCGCCGCAGCAGCTTCAGCATGGAAGAGGAGTCCTGA
- the TFE3 gene encoding transcription factor E3 isoform X2, which translates to MSHAAEPAQDGVEASAEGPRAVFLLLEDRRPADSAQLLSLNSLLPESGIVADIELENVLDPDSFYELKSPPLSLRSSLPISLQATPATPATLSASSSAEGSRTPAMSSSSSSRVLLRQQLMRAQAQEQERRERREQASSFPSPAPASPAISVVGVSAGGHTLGRPPPAQVPREVLKVQTHLENPTRYHLQQARRQQVKQYLSTTLGPKLASQALTPPPGGASVQPLPTPEAAHAPGPTSSAPNSPMALLTIGSSSEKEVSGCRRPSHVPPTPASSNAPLYFSQIDDVIDEIISLESSYNDEMLSYLPGGNTGLQLPSTLPVSGNLLDVYNNQGVATPAITVSNSCPAELPNIKREISETEAKALLKERQKKDNHNLIERRRRFNINDRIKELGTLIPKSSDPEMRWNKGTILKASVDYIRKLQKEQQRSKDLESRQRSLEQANRSLQLRIQELELQAQIHGLPVPPTPGLLSLAATSASDSLKPEQLDVEEEGRPGTAIFHATGGLAQSAPHQQPPPPPSDALLDLHFPSDHLGDLGDPFHLGLEDILMEEEEGVVGGLSGGTLSPLRAASDPLLSSVSPAVSKASSRRSSFSMEEES; encoded by the exons ATGTCTCATGCGGCCGAGCCAGCTCAGGACGGCGTAGAGGCCAGCGCGGAGGGCCCTCGAGCCGTGTTCCTGTTGTTGGAGGACCGCAGGCCGGCCGACTCAGCCCAGCTGCTCAG CCTGAACTCTTTGCTTCCGGAGTCCGGGATTGTTGCTGACATCGAGTTAGAAAACGTCCTTGATCCTGACAGCTTCTACGAGCTCAAAAGCCCACCCCTATCGCTACGCTCAAG CCTCCCAATATCACTGCAGGCCACACCAGCCACCCCAGCTACACTATCTGCATCATCTTCTGCCGAGGGCTCCAGGACCCCTGCCATGTCATCCTCTTCTTCATCGCGGGTCTTGCTGCGGCAGCAGCTAATGAGGGCCCAGGCCCAGGAACAGGAGAGGCGTGAGCGTCGGGAACAGGCCTCTTCCTTCCCTAGTCCTGCACCTGCCTCTCCCGCCATCTCTGTGGTTGGCGTCTCTGCTGGGGGCCACACACTGGGTCGTCCTCCCCCAGCTCAGGTGCCCAGGGAGGTGCTCAAG GTGCAGACCCATCTGGAGAACCCAACACGCTATCATCTACAGCAGGCGCGCCGACAGCAGGTGAAACAGTACCTGTCCACCACACTTGGGCCCAAGCTGGCTTCCCAGGCCCTCACCCCACCACCAGGGGGTGCTAGTGTCCAGCCGCTCCCCACCCCCGAGGCTGCCCACGCTCCTGGCCCCACCAGCAGTGCTCCCAACAGCCCCATGGCGCTGCTCACCATCGGGTCTAGCTCAGAGAAGGAGGTGAGTGGCTGCAGACGACCCTCACATGTTCCCCCTACCCCAGCTTCTTCTAATGCTCCTCTGTATTTCTCCCAGATTGACGATGTCATCGATGAGATCATTAGCTTGGAGTCCAGTTACAATGATGAGATGCTCAGCTATCTGCCTGGAGGCAACACGGGGCTGCAGCTCCCTAGCACA CTGCCTGTGTCGGGGAATCTGCTTGATGTGTACAATAATCAGGGCGTAGCCACGCCAGCCATCACTGTCAGCAACTCCTGTCCAGCTGAGCTGCCCAATATCAAACGGGAGATCTCTG AGACGGAGGCCAAGGCCCTTTTGAAGGAACGGCAGAAGAAAGACAATCACAATCTGA TTGAACGTCGCAGGCGATTCAACATTAACGACAGGATCAAGGAGTTGGGCACCCTCATCCCCAAGTCCAGTGACCC GGAAATGCGCTGGAACAAGGGCACCATCCTAAAAGCCTCCGTGGATTACATCCGCAAGTTGCAGAAGGAGCAACAGCGCTCCAAAGACCTGGAGAGCCGGCAGCGATCCCTGGAGCAAGCCAACCGCAGCCTGCAGCTCCGAATCCAG GAGCTGGAGCTGCAGGCCCAGATCCATGGTCTGCCGGTGCCTCCCACGCCAGGGCTGCTCTCGCTGGCTGCAACTTCAGCCTCTGACAGTCTCAAGCCAGAGCAGCTGGATGTTGAAGAGGAAGGCAGGCCAGGCACAGCAATTTTTCATGCAACAGGGGGCCTTGCCCAAAGTGCTCCCCATCAGCAGCCGCCACCACCACCCTCAGATGCACTTCTGGACCTGCACTTTCCCAGCGACCACCTGGGGGATCTGGGGGACCCCTTCCATCTGGGGCTGGAGGACATtctgatggaggaggaggagggggtggtggggggactgTCAGGGGGCACCCTGTCCCCACTGCGGGCTGCCTCTGATCCCCTGCTTTCTTCAGTATCCCCTGCAGTCTCCAAGGCCAGCAGTCGCCGCAGCAGCTTCAGCATGGAAGAGGAGTCCTGA
- the TFE3 gene encoding transcription factor E3 isoform X1, with translation MSHAAEPAQDGVEASAEGPRAVFLLLEDRRPADSAQLLSLNSLLPESGIVADIELENVLDPDSFYELKSPPLSLRSSLPISLQATPATPATLSASSSAEGSRTPAMSSSSSSRVLLRQQLMRAQAQEQERRERREQASSFPSPAPASPAISVVGVSAGGHTLGRPPPAQVPREVLKVQTHLENPTRYHLQQARRQQVKQYLSTTLGPKLASQALTPPPGGASVQPLPTPEAAHAPGPTSSAPNSPMALLTIGSSSEKEVSGCRRPSHVPPTPASSNAPLYFSQIDDVIDEIISLESSYNDEMLSYLPGGNTGLQLPSTLPVSGNLLDVYNNQGVATPAITVSNSCPAELPNIKREISGPEALTTTPSLPETEAKALLKERQKKDNHNLIERRRRFNINDRIKELGTLIPKSSDPEMRWNKGTILKASVDYIRKLQKEQQRSKDLESRQRSLEQANRSLQLRIQELELQAQIHGLPVPPTPGLLSLAATSASDSLKPEQLDVEEEGRPGTAIFHATGGLAQSAPHQQPPPPPSDALLDLHFPSDHLGDLGDPFHLGLEDILMEEEEGVVGGLSGGTLSPLRAASDPLLSSVSPAVSKASSRRSSFSMEEES, from the exons ATGTCTCATGCGGCCGAGCCAGCTCAGGACGGCGTAGAGGCCAGCGCGGAGGGCCCTCGAGCCGTGTTCCTGTTGTTGGAGGACCGCAGGCCGGCCGACTCAGCCCAGCTGCTCAG CCTGAACTCTTTGCTTCCGGAGTCCGGGATTGTTGCTGACATCGAGTTAGAAAACGTCCTTGATCCTGACAGCTTCTACGAGCTCAAAAGCCCACCCCTATCGCTACGCTCAAG CCTCCCAATATCACTGCAGGCCACACCAGCCACCCCAGCTACACTATCTGCATCATCTTCTGCCGAGGGCTCCAGGACCCCTGCCATGTCATCCTCTTCTTCATCGCGGGTCTTGCTGCGGCAGCAGCTAATGAGGGCCCAGGCCCAGGAACAGGAGAGGCGTGAGCGTCGGGAACAGGCCTCTTCCTTCCCTAGTCCTGCACCTGCCTCTCCCGCCATCTCTGTGGTTGGCGTCTCTGCTGGGGGCCACACACTGGGTCGTCCTCCCCCAGCTCAGGTGCCCAGGGAGGTGCTCAAG GTGCAGACCCATCTGGAGAACCCAACACGCTATCATCTACAGCAGGCGCGCCGACAGCAGGTGAAACAGTACCTGTCCACCACACTTGGGCCCAAGCTGGCTTCCCAGGCCCTCACCCCACCACCAGGGGGTGCTAGTGTCCAGCCGCTCCCCACCCCCGAGGCTGCCCACGCTCCTGGCCCCACCAGCAGTGCTCCCAACAGCCCCATGGCGCTGCTCACCATCGGGTCTAGCTCAGAGAAGGAGGTGAGTGGCTGCAGACGACCCTCACATGTTCCCCCTACCCCAGCTTCTTCTAATGCTCCTCTGTATTTCTCCCAGATTGACGATGTCATCGATGAGATCATTAGCTTGGAGTCCAGTTACAATGATGAGATGCTCAGCTATCTGCCTGGAGGCAACACGGGGCTGCAGCTCCCTAGCACA CTGCCTGTGTCGGGGAATCTGCTTGATGTGTACAATAATCAGGGCGTAGCCACGCCAGCCATCACTGTCAGCAACTCCTGTCCAGCTGAGCTGCCCAATATCAAACGGGAGATCTCTG GCCCAGAAGCCCTGACCACTACCCCATCTCTTCCAGAGACGGAGGCCAAGGCCCTTTTGAAGGAACGGCAGAAGAAAGACAATCACAATCTGA TTGAACGTCGCAGGCGATTCAACATTAACGACAGGATCAAGGAGTTGGGCACCCTCATCCCCAAGTCCAGTGACCC GGAAATGCGCTGGAACAAGGGCACCATCCTAAAAGCCTCCGTGGATTACATCCGCAAGTTGCAGAAGGAGCAACAGCGCTCCAAAGACCTGGAGAGCCGGCAGCGATCCCTGGAGCAAGCCAACCGCAGCCTGCAGCTCCGAATCCAG GAGCTGGAGCTGCAGGCCCAGATCCATGGTCTGCCGGTGCCTCCCACGCCAGGGCTGCTCTCGCTGGCTGCAACTTCAGCCTCTGACAGTCTCAAGCCAGAGCAGCTGGATGTTGAAGAGGAAGGCAGGCCAGGCACAGCAATTTTTCATGCAACAGGGGGCCTTGCCCAAAGTGCTCCCCATCAGCAGCCGCCACCACCACCCTCAGATGCACTTCTGGACCTGCACTTTCCCAGCGACCACCTGGGGGATCTGGGGGACCCCTTCCATCTGGGGCTGGAGGACATtctgatggaggaggaggagggggtggtggggggactgTCAGGGGGCACCCTGTCCCCACTGCGGGCTGCCTCTGATCCCCTGCTTTCTTCAGTATCCCCTGCAGTCTCCAAGGCCAGCAGTCGCCGCAGCAGCTTCAGCATGGAAGAGGAGTCCTGA
- the TFE3 gene encoding transcription factor E3 isoform X6 encodes MSSSSSSRVLLRQQLMRAQAQEQERRERREQASSFPSPAPASPAISVVGVSAGGHTLGRPPPAQVPREVLKVQTHLENPTRYHLQQARRQQVKQYLSTTLGPKLASQALTPPPGGASVQPLPTPEAAHAPGPTSSAPNSPMALLTIGSSSEKEVSGCRRPSHVPPTPASSNAPLYFSQIDDVIDEIISLESSYNDEMLSYLPGGNTGLQLPSTLPVSGNLLDVYNNQGVATPAITVSNSCPAELPNIKREISGPEALTTTPSLPETEAKALLKERQKKDNHNLIERRRRFNINDRIKELGTLIPKSSDPEMRWNKGTILKASVDYIRKLQKEQQRSKDLESRQRSLEQANRSLQLRIQELELQAQIHGLPVPPTPGLLSLAATSASDSLKPEQLDVEEEGRPGTAIFHATGGLAQSAPHQQPPPPPSDALLDLHFPSDHLGDLGDPFHLGLEDILMEEEEGVVGGLSGGTLSPLRAASDPLLSSVSPAVSKASSRRSSFSMEEES; translated from the exons ATGTCATCCTCTTCTTCATCGCGGGTCTTGCTGCGGCAGCAGCTAATGAGGGCCCAGGCCCAGGAACAGGAGAGGCGTGAGCGTCGGGAACAGGCCTCTTCCTTCCCTAGTCCTGCACCTGCCTCTCCCGCCATCTCTGTGGTTGGCGTCTCTGCTGGGGGCCACACACTGGGTCGTCCTCCCCCAGCTCAGGTGCCCAGGGAGGTGCTCAAG GTGCAGACCCATCTGGAGAACCCAACACGCTATCATCTACAGCAGGCGCGCCGACAGCAGGTGAAACAGTACCTGTCCACCACACTTGGGCCCAAGCTGGCTTCCCAGGCCCTCACCCCACCACCAGGGGGTGCTAGTGTCCAGCCGCTCCCCACCCCCGAGGCTGCCCACGCTCCTGGCCCCACCAGCAGTGCTCCCAACAGCCCCATGGCGCTGCTCACCATCGGGTCTAGCTCAGAGAAGGAGGTGAGTGGCTGCAGACGACCCTCACATGTTCCCCCTACCCCAGCTTCTTCTAATGCTCCTCTGTATTTCTCCCAGATTGACGATGTCATCGATGAGATCATTAGCTTGGAGTCCAGTTACAATGATGAGATGCTCAGCTATCTGCCTGGAGGCAACACGGGGCTGCAGCTCCCTAGCACA CTGCCTGTGTCGGGGAATCTGCTTGATGTGTACAATAATCAGGGCGTAGCCACGCCAGCCATCACTGTCAGCAACTCCTGTCCAGCTGAGCTGCCCAATATCAAACGGGAGATCTCTG GCCCAGAAGCCCTGACCACTACCCCATCTCTTCCAGAGACGGAGGCCAAGGCCCTTTTGAAGGAACGGCAGAAGAAAGACAATCACAATCTGA TTGAACGTCGCAGGCGATTCAACATTAACGACAGGATCAAGGAGTTGGGCACCCTCATCCCCAAGTCCAGTGACCC GGAAATGCGCTGGAACAAGGGCACCATCCTAAAAGCCTCCGTGGATTACATCCGCAAGTTGCAGAAGGAGCAACAGCGCTCCAAAGACCTGGAGAGCCGGCAGCGATCCCTGGAGCAAGCCAACCGCAGCCTGCAGCTCCGAATCCAG GAGCTGGAGCTGCAGGCCCAGATCCATGGTCTGCCGGTGCCTCCCACGCCAGGGCTGCTCTCGCTGGCTGCAACTTCAGCCTCTGACAGTCTCAAGCCAGAGCAGCTGGATGTTGAAGAGGAAGGCAGGCCAGGCACAGCAATTTTTCATGCAACAGGGGGCCTTGCCCAAAGTGCTCCCCATCAGCAGCCGCCACCACCACCCTCAGATGCACTTCTGGACCTGCACTTTCCCAGCGACCACCTGGGGGATCTGGGGGACCCCTTCCATCTGGGGCTGGAGGACATtctgatggaggaggaggagggggtggtggggggactgTCAGGGGGCACCCTGTCCCCACTGCGGGCTGCCTCTGATCCCCTGCTTTCTTCAGTATCCCCTGCAGTCTCCAAGGCCAGCAGTCGCCGCAGCAGCTTCAGCATGGAAGAGGAGTCCTGA
- the TFE3 gene encoding transcription factor E3 isoform X5: MSHAAEPAQDGVEASAEGPRAVFLLLEDRRPADSAQLLSLNSLLPESGIVADIELENVLDPDSFYELKSPPLSLRSSLPISLQATPATPATLSASSSAEGSRTPAMSSSSSSRVLLRQQLMRAQAQEQERRERREQASSFPSPAPASPAISVVGVSAGGHTLGRPPPAQVPREVLKVQTHLENPTRYHLQQARRQQIDDVIDEIISLESSYNDEMLSYLPGGNTGLQLPSTLPVSGNLLDVYNNQGVATPAITVSNSCPAELPNIKREISGPEALTTTPSLPETEAKALLKERQKKDNHNLIERRRRFNINDRIKELGTLIPKSSDPEMRWNKGTILKASVDYIRKLQKEQQRSKDLESRQRSLEQANRSLQLRIQELELQAQIHGLPVPPTPGLLSLAATSASDSLKPEQLDVEEEGRPGTAIFHATGGLAQSAPHQQPPPPPSDALLDLHFPSDHLGDLGDPFHLGLEDILMEEEEGVVGGLSGGTLSPLRAASDPLLSSVSPAVSKASSRRSSFSMEEES; encoded by the exons ATGTCTCATGCGGCCGAGCCAGCTCAGGACGGCGTAGAGGCCAGCGCGGAGGGCCCTCGAGCCGTGTTCCTGTTGTTGGAGGACCGCAGGCCGGCCGACTCAGCCCAGCTGCTCAG CCTGAACTCTTTGCTTCCGGAGTCCGGGATTGTTGCTGACATCGAGTTAGAAAACGTCCTTGATCCTGACAGCTTCTACGAGCTCAAAAGCCCACCCCTATCGCTACGCTCAAG CCTCCCAATATCACTGCAGGCCACACCAGCCACCCCAGCTACACTATCTGCATCATCTTCTGCCGAGGGCTCCAGGACCCCTGCCATGTCATCCTCTTCTTCATCGCGGGTCTTGCTGCGGCAGCAGCTAATGAGGGCCCAGGCCCAGGAACAGGAGAGGCGTGAGCGTCGGGAACAGGCCTCTTCCTTCCCTAGTCCTGCACCTGCCTCTCCCGCCATCTCTGTGGTTGGCGTCTCTGCTGGGGGCCACACACTGGGTCGTCCTCCCCCAGCTCAGGTGCCCAGGGAGGTGCTCAAG GTGCAGACCCATCTGGAGAACCCAACACGCTATCATCTACAGCAGGCGCGCCGACAGCAG ATTGACGATGTCATCGATGAGATCATTAGCTTGGAGTCCAGTTACAATGATGAGATGCTCAGCTATCTGCCTGGAGGCAACACGGGGCTGCAGCTCCCTAGCACA CTGCCTGTGTCGGGGAATCTGCTTGATGTGTACAATAATCAGGGCGTAGCCACGCCAGCCATCACTGTCAGCAACTCCTGTCCAGCTGAGCTGCCCAATATCAAACGGGAGATCTCTG GCCCAGAAGCCCTGACCACTACCCCATCTCTTCCAGAGACGGAGGCCAAGGCCCTTTTGAAGGAACGGCAGAAGAAAGACAATCACAATCTGA TTGAACGTCGCAGGCGATTCAACATTAACGACAGGATCAAGGAGTTGGGCACCCTCATCCCCAAGTCCAGTGACCC GGAAATGCGCTGGAACAAGGGCACCATCCTAAAAGCCTCCGTGGATTACATCCGCAAGTTGCAGAAGGAGCAACAGCGCTCCAAAGACCTGGAGAGCCGGCAGCGATCCCTGGAGCAAGCCAACCGCAGCCTGCAGCTCCGAATCCAG GAGCTGGAGCTGCAGGCCCAGATCCATGGTCTGCCGGTGCCTCCCACGCCAGGGCTGCTCTCGCTGGCTGCAACTTCAGCCTCTGACAGTCTCAAGCCAGAGCAGCTGGATGTTGAAGAGGAAGGCAGGCCAGGCACAGCAATTTTTCATGCAACAGGGGGCCTTGCCCAAAGTGCTCCCCATCAGCAGCCGCCACCACCACCCTCAGATGCACTTCTGGACCTGCACTTTCCCAGCGACCACCTGGGGGATCTGGGGGACCCCTTCCATCTGGGGCTGGAGGACATtctgatggaggaggaggagggggtggtggggggactgTCAGGGGGCACCCTGTCCCCACTGCGGGCTGCCTCTGATCCCCTGCTTTCTTCAGTATCCCCTGCAGTCTCCAAGGCCAGCAGTCGCCGCAGCAGCTTCAGCATGGAAGAGGAGTCCTGA
- the TFE3 gene encoding transcription factor E3 isoform X3 — MSHAAEPAQDGVEASAEGPRAVFLLLEDRRPADSAQLLSLNSLLPESGIVADIELENVLDPDSFYELKSPPLSLRSSLPISLQATPATPATLSASSSAEGSRTPAMSSSSSSRVLLRQQLMRAQAQEQERRERREQASSFPSPAPASPAISVVGVSAGGHTLGRPPPAQVPREVLKVQTHLENPTRYHLQQARRQQVKQYLSTTLGPKLASQALTPPPGGASVQPLPTPEAAHAPGPTSSAPNSPMALLTIGSSSEKEIDDVIDEIISLESSYNDEMLSYLPGGNTGLQLPSTLPVSGNLLDVYNNQGVATPAITVSNSCPAELPNIKREISGPEALTTTPSLPETEAKALLKERQKKDNHNLIERRRRFNINDRIKELGTLIPKSSDPEMRWNKGTILKASVDYIRKLQKEQQRSKDLESRQRSLEQANRSLQLRIQELELQAQIHGLPVPPTPGLLSLAATSASDSLKPEQLDVEEEGRPGTAIFHATGGLAQSAPHQQPPPPPSDALLDLHFPSDHLGDLGDPFHLGLEDILMEEEEGVVGGLSGGTLSPLRAASDPLLSSVSPAVSKASSRRSSFSMEEES; from the exons ATGTCTCATGCGGCCGAGCCAGCTCAGGACGGCGTAGAGGCCAGCGCGGAGGGCCCTCGAGCCGTGTTCCTGTTGTTGGAGGACCGCAGGCCGGCCGACTCAGCCCAGCTGCTCAG CCTGAACTCTTTGCTTCCGGAGTCCGGGATTGTTGCTGACATCGAGTTAGAAAACGTCCTTGATCCTGACAGCTTCTACGAGCTCAAAAGCCCACCCCTATCGCTACGCTCAAG CCTCCCAATATCACTGCAGGCCACACCAGCCACCCCAGCTACACTATCTGCATCATCTTCTGCCGAGGGCTCCAGGACCCCTGCCATGTCATCCTCTTCTTCATCGCGGGTCTTGCTGCGGCAGCAGCTAATGAGGGCCCAGGCCCAGGAACAGGAGAGGCGTGAGCGTCGGGAACAGGCCTCTTCCTTCCCTAGTCCTGCACCTGCCTCTCCCGCCATCTCTGTGGTTGGCGTCTCTGCTGGGGGCCACACACTGGGTCGTCCTCCCCCAGCTCAGGTGCCCAGGGAGGTGCTCAAG GTGCAGACCCATCTGGAGAACCCAACACGCTATCATCTACAGCAGGCGCGCCGACAGCAGGTGAAACAGTACCTGTCCACCACACTTGGGCCCAAGCTGGCTTCCCAGGCCCTCACCCCACCACCAGGGGGTGCTAGTGTCCAGCCGCTCCCCACCCCCGAGGCTGCCCACGCTCCTGGCCCCACCAGCAGTGCTCCCAACAGCCCCATGGCGCTGCTCACCATCGGGTCTAGCTCAGAGAAGGAG ATTGACGATGTCATCGATGAGATCATTAGCTTGGAGTCCAGTTACAATGATGAGATGCTCAGCTATCTGCCTGGAGGCAACACGGGGCTGCAGCTCCCTAGCACA CTGCCTGTGTCGGGGAATCTGCTTGATGTGTACAATAATCAGGGCGTAGCCACGCCAGCCATCACTGTCAGCAACTCCTGTCCAGCTGAGCTGCCCAATATCAAACGGGAGATCTCTG GCCCAGAAGCCCTGACCACTACCCCATCTCTTCCAGAGACGGAGGCCAAGGCCCTTTTGAAGGAACGGCAGAAGAAAGACAATCACAATCTGA TTGAACGTCGCAGGCGATTCAACATTAACGACAGGATCAAGGAGTTGGGCACCCTCATCCCCAAGTCCAGTGACCC GGAAATGCGCTGGAACAAGGGCACCATCCTAAAAGCCTCCGTGGATTACATCCGCAAGTTGCAGAAGGAGCAACAGCGCTCCAAAGACCTGGAGAGCCGGCAGCGATCCCTGGAGCAAGCCAACCGCAGCCTGCAGCTCCGAATCCAG GAGCTGGAGCTGCAGGCCCAGATCCATGGTCTGCCGGTGCCTCCCACGCCAGGGCTGCTCTCGCTGGCTGCAACTTCAGCCTCTGACAGTCTCAAGCCAGAGCAGCTGGATGTTGAAGAGGAAGGCAGGCCAGGCACAGCAATTTTTCATGCAACAGGGGGCCTTGCCCAAAGTGCTCCCCATCAGCAGCCGCCACCACCACCCTCAGATGCACTTCTGGACCTGCACTTTCCCAGCGACCACCTGGGGGATCTGGGGGACCCCTTCCATCTGGGGCTGGAGGACATtctgatggaggaggaggagggggtggtggggggactgTCAGGGGGCACCCTGTCCCCACTGCGGGCTGCCTCTGATCCCCTGCTTTCTTCAGTATCCCCTGCAGTCTCCAAGGCCAGCAGTCGCCGCAGCAGCTTCAGCATGGAAGAGGAGTCCTGA